A single region of the Microlunatus panaciterrae genome encodes:
- a CDS encoding TRAFAC clade GTPase domain-containing protein, with amino-acid sequence MARTYFCPNCLAKINQEQVRYRTRNGEETAQPVIVYDRGPAEWAKAIWTGDPRHIHQKDRAALAERFRQGIHGECPNGHVVPDDAFGVRSVAIGLVGEAAAGKSVFLASLLDLLERGRLMPYLDFRRPEAARRVIAERFGPFYRFGEAPAATTTAAPREAITVEGYKDGELQAYLSFFDTAGDYSDYADLGEHNRALFAADVMMFFITPEALHLPKSRPQRRPDQRQSWSDTHALIQVALEAAKHSKTLAHAAVILCKSDDIDPSSLNILKEARADLRYGDGLTLHRAFEVIEQDSAYIRRFMDSNDDGRVVARRIEETFTTVSYHLVSATGGPADPGTGRFVNPRPQRVLDPLLTSLVRTGMLDPNHGTQALR; translated from the coding sequence ATGGCTAGGACCTACTTCTGTCCGAACTGCCTCGCCAAGATCAACCAGGAGCAGGTGCGGTATCGGACCCGCAACGGCGAGGAGACGGCCCAGCCCGTGATCGTCTACGACCGGGGGCCGGCCGAATGGGCCAAGGCGATCTGGACGGGTGACCCGCGGCACATCCACCAGAAGGATCGGGCTGCTCTGGCCGAGCGGTTCAGGCAGGGGATCCATGGCGAGTGCCCGAACGGTCACGTCGTTCCCGATGACGCCTTCGGCGTGCGCTCGGTGGCCATCGGGCTGGTGGGGGAGGCAGCGGCCGGGAAGTCGGTCTTCCTCGCCTCGCTGCTGGACCTGCTCGAACGCGGTCGGCTGATGCCATACCTGGATTTCCGCCGACCGGAGGCGGCCAGACGCGTCATCGCCGAACGGTTCGGGCCGTTCTATCGCTTCGGTGAGGCGCCGGCGGCGACGACGACGGCGGCACCGCGCGAGGCGATCACGGTCGAGGGCTACAAGGACGGCGAGCTCCAGGCCTACTTGTCCTTCTTCGACACTGCCGGTGACTACAGCGACTATGCCGACCTCGGTGAGCACAACCGTGCCCTCTTCGCGGCCGACGTCATGATGTTCTTCATCACGCCCGAGGCGTTGCACCTGCCGAAGTCGCGACCGCAGCGCAGACCGGACCAGCGGCAGTCCTGGAGTGACACCCATGCGCTGATCCAGGTGGCGTTGGAGGCGGCGAAGCACAGCAAGACGTTGGCCCATGCGGCGGTGATCTTGTGCAAGTCGGACGACATCGACCCGTCGTCGCTCAACATCCTCAAGGAGGCCCGGGCCGATCTCCGCTATGGCGATGGACTCACCCTGCACCGCGCTTTCGAGGTGATCGAACAGGACTCCGCCTATATCCGCAGGTTCATGGACAGCAACGACGACGGTCGTGTCGTCGCACGCCGGATCGAGGAGACGTTCACGACTGTGAGCTATCACCTCGTCTCGGCGACCGGTGGGCCTGCCGACCCAGGCACCGGTCGGTTCGTCAACCCGCGTCCGCAACGCGTCCTCGACCCGCTGCTCACCTCGTTGGTCCGTACCGGCATGCTGGACCCCAACCATGGAACGCAGGCCCTTCGGTGA